AGGCTTCTTGAGTGTTTCAAGGATATCGTCCAGCCTCCCATTCTCTGCCGGTAGGCGTCTAGCATCGTAGCGGATAGTTCGTCGGCATAGCCCTCAGTTACGATGAAGCTGTCATGAACGGGAAGGACTGGAACCCCTGTGTCCATCATCGTCATGATCACGTCTTCCGCAATGTCAGAATCCTGCCGTTGAAGCCGAATGCCTTCTCCAGAGCGGAAGAACTTTGCAATTGGTTTGTGCTTCGCAAGGACCGCTTCCTGTAGGTCCTTCCATGACACGCCCTCTGGTAGCTTCGACCTGAGAGGAGCTTCGATGTGTCCCTGAGCGTTGATCATCTTAAGGGTAGTAGTTTTCACAAGGTCACGAAACTCCTGCCCGAAGCCATCGAGAATGTATGCGTCACCTTCAAGCTGTTGGCCCACCTTCGCGTAGAGCATTGCCAACTGCATGTTGGAGAAATCGACCTCGACAGTGGGCATGCCGTTGATCGTTATGAAACGACGATACGCCTTCGGAACATTCTGCCAAAATCCACCATAGAAGCGTCCACCCTGATCAAACCTTCTGTAATTGAAGATACGATGCAGGCTCTTCCCGGAAACTAGATCTATTAGGGGGGACGCCGAGCTGGGCCTACCGAATTCATCGAAGCCGGATTTTGTTTGGTCCGCTAGGGAAGCCATCTCCTTCTCGGAGACGAAGAGATTTAGACGGATGTCTGATATGAATGAATTGTACCTGTGCAAGGAGGCCTCCATGGCCAGAGTTTCAGTCGTATGCTGAAATTCCTCGAATTCGCTCCCGTCCTTTGACGATCCTTTTCGGAGGCGAATTATTGGGAGATTGGCTCTATCGAAAGCTATGTCCCGTATGGCAATGTATTTATTAGTCTCAAATGTGTTCCTATTAATGGGTATGTATTCATTACATATAGATTTATTTATATAGTCATCAATTGACGTAATTAATGAATCCGATGCCATTACTATGGTTGTATATCCTTTTCCTAGCTCTACACCGAAGTTCCCTCCTCGTTTATAAGCTAGCGATGGAGTGGAACCTGTCAGATAGTCAACAACCTTGCGAACGGCTCGAATGCCAAGTTGATATGGGTTGAATTGCCCTTTCTTATAGCCATTGTTGCCGAGATAAATCTGCACACAACGTGATGGATGTAAGGCGTGGGCTCTGAGAAGATTAAATAATATGACGCTGAGAGCCGTTTTAACGTTCTCGACCGCGTCTTTCTTTCGTCGCTTTCCGGCTTTTGCTACTATGCTCTCAGCAATGGGCCAAAGATATGGATCGAACAAGGAAGACAGCTTCTGAGAGCGATCTAGTCTCGGGCAGTTGCGGTCATAGATCATGACTCTACCCGGGCTGGCAGTTGAGCCAATTGGCCTTTGACCTCAGGAGATACGTCCCCGACCTTTTCCCTGATCGCGCGGCATAAACCCGCCTTTGACCTGCAATAGCTCCTTGCCCTCCAAGCTGGCCTTCCGTTGTAAGAACCCTTTCGTTTTTGAAGAATCCACTGGATCCCGTCGTTGCAGACTATAATTCTCCATTCAGCGTTTATTCGAATGACTACCTTAGAGTAATAGTCACTTTTCTATTTTTCACCTGAGCCATCTATATCGGCATTTGTTATTAATTCGATATCCTCCATATTTTTGAAATTTAGCGCAGTTTGCGTGGATCTGATTCCTCTTAAAGTTGAGCGGAAATCTTCCTTTCCGAATAAGCGGGAAAGAACGAAATGCAGCATATTGTTCTCCTGTTAACAGGCGCATGAGAGATGCTGACGAGCGCTTCGGGTGCTCATCGTCGTTTTGATTGGGATCGAACGGAGAACGTCACGTGCTTGACTTGCACGGAAACGCTGAAGAACTCAGCTAAAGCGGCTTCACCGCATCCTGTAGATCATCCCGCTCTAGGCTTTCTAGCCTTCTGCGCTACAGAATTCAGACGATAGATGGGAAGCGCTTTGCCCTGCGCAAGGCAAGCGGTCCAAAATTTTACGCCCGCACCGTATAAGCGCCCGTGTTGGCCAGCCGGAGGCGTTCCCATGATATTTTCCACGCCTCGAAACCGTGCCTGAGGCGCCTCGTAGACCGGTCCCGCACTGCCTTGGAGGGTTCGAGCCTATTTGGATGCGAAGGGTAGGATTGTCCCTCTGTGGGACCGCTCCCAAGGGGAGAGATACGAACGCATCATTGTAGGTATGGCAGCCAGAAGGGGGCGAGATATGCGACTAGTGCGGCCGCACCATACGCTACGGCTAGTGTGCCGGCGACCCATGCACAGACAACCAGAACCCGGGCGATAAAAACGGACAAGCGCCATTGAAACATTTCGTGGCGAGTCAAGGGAATGTTCCAGCCGGGTGGATAGAACAGCTCTTCCTTCTGGGCCTTCTCTGGACGCCTATTGCCAATGCGTAGGTATATGCGAATGGGAAAAAATGACCGGCGCGGTTCGGTTTTGTCGTCGCTCATCAATCTATCGTTGCTCATCGGTTACCCCTCCCGAGACGCGCGTTGGACGGCAGTTCGCTTTGTTCAATATATCGAGGTGCGAATTTTGAGCAACTGGGTTCGCTTCCGGCATGGACTTGCGGGAAGTGCTTGCTGCAAATTTGCGTCGGTTGAGGCACCTAAGGGGGCTGTCTCAAGACGATCTTGCGTACGATGCAGGTGTCAGCCGGAGCTACCTCAGTCAGATCGAAAAGGGCAAATACTACGCAAGCCTAAAGTTCATAGGCAAACTTTCGGTCGTGCTCCAGGTTGAGGCTTGGGAGCTTCTTAAGCCATCAGAGACCAGCCCTAGGGAGTAGCAAGGTGAATGACCTAAGCGATCCTGAATGGCTAAGCGCAATCCGGCCATGATGATGCTCTATGAGCTGGCTCATGCTATAGGCCTATTAAGAGGCTGAGCCCTGAATTATGCGGTCGCCGTACCGCTCTAGTAAAAGACGGATCACGTTAGCGCTTGCGAATGCTGCGTCCCTTTGATGTCCGTCATTCTTGTGTGGATCAGCGTAGTCACAAACGCCCTTGAGCACGAATGCAACAGGCGCTGGCCTGTCGGCCTGGTAGGCGGCGCTGTAGATAGCGTAGGACTCCATATCGATCGCACACGTTTCGCGGTGCTGTGCCTTGATCTCTGCCGTCACCTCCTCATCGGCTATGACGGCGGCACCGGAAGCCATGGGACCGATCGCGACCTTGAACAATCCCAATTTCTGGTCTGGCGCTTCTAAGGATATTTTCGCAAGGGACGCCCTGTCGGCCTTCAGCTGTTCAACATGGGCGCGTACGATGCTTGGCGGAACGTGTTGGTATGCTGCGCCGAGGAACTGGGTAGTATTCTTATCCGTAATATACTTGCCGCATTGCCAATCCCACGAGGGGTCAGCCAGGACTACATCCCCCAAGTTCACCTTTCCCTTGATACCTGCGCAGATGCCGGCCATCACTAGCACCTTGGGCCTCATGCGATCAATTACGCGGGCTGCGGTCAAAGCAGTCGGGACCATCCCCATTCGGCCTATCCCAAACGCCATTACCGAATGTGAAACGCCGCCAACTTCAAATCGCCCACGATGTCCAAACGTGACTTCGTCAATCGGCTCAGCCGCTACAAAAGACCAAGGTAGTCGAAGAACTTCGGAAAGCTCTGGCTCGGCCAGCGCGCAGATGATTGCGACATCAATTCTTGAGTCAGCTGTAGCCCTGTTCTTTGACTGGGCGATCATATATCGGACGCAATTGACTATTTGTGTATACCACTCGTCGGTTGTTTCATCATAGTCAATGATCGTCCACATATTCTTCCGAAATATATCCGACGCGCCCTCAGCAGCTTCCCTGTCCGCAGATATTCCCACGATCCGTTTAGGTCGCTGTATTTCTTCAGAGTCGCCAATCTCCATCAATAGTTGAATTGAATTATCAATAGACGCCTCCTGCTCCGGGAAGAATGGAAGTAGGATATCGATTATTAACAGATCATAAGTCGTAAGTTTCAGACGGTTTATTCCGTCAGACGCGGACGTCACGATGTCGATCGAACCGCGGTCAACACCAACGTCGATCACAGGGGGGAATAGTTTCTCATATTTTCGCGGATTGTCGTCGACAATGAGTATCTTCACGACTTTTCCCTCCTCAACAAAACGGTTCTAATCAGAGCCACTAGGGGGTCTTTCCAATCATCAAAAGCCGAATTGAAATACAAAACCCCCTCGACCATTTCGGGAAACTCTGCCTTCAACTCCGCCTCAAGTTCGCTGATGCCAACGAAGCCAGAGCCTTTCGGGAACGCCTCGTAGCCGGTAACGACTATGATAGGACACGCTATGCCAGAAAATTTCATATGACGGATGACTTCAATGCCACCGAAGCCTTGCGGCCGTCCTCCTCCTTCGCGCTCGCCAATATCAAAGGTGGGAAGGGACATGTCCAACAGCAGTACGTCTGGTATGCGCTCGTCAATTATATCAATAGCTGCGGTAACAGAACGGGCAGTTTCGATACAGGCTGACGGAAAGACCCCCTTCACGTACTGCTCGATGTGGCGCTGCTTAAACGGCTCGTCCTCAACCAACAGGATGACGCAGTCCATCATAACAACCTACTCAGCCAACCAAGAGTATTGCACAAACAGACGGAATCTTCTCTCAGGAATGAACCCGAATTCCAACCTTCCCATACTTGATTGTCGAATTATCGGCGATAACTTTATAAATCCGGAACCTTCGTCGTTTCTAGATCGTTTACCGGTTGCCCCTTTTTTGATCATCTCCCGGATTTCTTTCATCCGGGCTTCGTGCTCTTCTATGTTGAGCTTTGGGGACACGCTATTGATAATCTCAATTCGAAGCGCACTCTTATCGCTATTGAGCGAGCAATTGATGCTCACAAGCGGGTCTGTTAAACCCGCGTTATGCTTGCGCATGTTCCCGAAGGCGACCCATATCGCGTCATTTATAAAAATCAAATCCGACGCGCCAACCACAACATTGTCGCTTACGTTATAGACAATTCGCGGTTGGAGAACTCGGTTCGACTTCAATGCTGATTCCACTGCCACGTCGATTGCTACTCGCAAGGTGAAGCGGTGCTTTGAAGTTTCTGTTTCAGGACGCTCAAACCAGGCCTCCGTCTCTCCTAACGCCGCCTGTAGTTCGGTTGTCGCTTGGGAGATTGACAAGCTGAACTCCTGAAAGGCCGAGTCGTGTAAAACCAAATTCCCGATGTCGATCCGCAGCTTGTTCAGGGCCTCTGAAAGGCCCATCTTCAGATCCTCGGAAATGATTCTCTTAGCGGTCTCCAGACTTCCGGCCAGTACGCCCCAGAAAATGGCAAAAACCGTCCGCAGGAAATCGTCGATAGTCTCATCGCTCCTGGATAGCGCGCGGGTGACCACTAGGAGCGGTGACGAAATCACGATGTCAAAGATGCCATCGGGTTTTTCTGCTGATCGAGCATGGAACCGCCGGTCCTTGATGTCGTTTAGTTTCTCATCGAAGAATTTTGAGAAAGCTTGAAAATGTTCGTCGATCCGGCGGTTGTCCGATAGCGGCGTTAGGCGACCTAGCCAATATGCATTCGGGTTGTAATTTGAATGCCCTGTTGCACGGGTGGTAATTATATGACGGACCTCAAGGGGATCACGCACCCTTCCTACAAACGATTGATGCCGTATACGTTTGCTCACATAGTAATCGAGCCCATATGACGAATTATGCAGAAATTCCTCTTTAATCTCTCCAACCAGAGCTATCAAAAGGCCGTCGGCCTCCCCAACCGGAGTGAAGACTAGCTCACGAGAGACCTTCCCGGACTGAGATATTTCCTTAAGAAGCTGATCATACATGTCGCCATCGTCAACATCGATGTCGTTGAGATCGCGATAACGAAGAAACATTTGTCCTAGAGAACTTTTAGCCCATCGACCTATCGAGTCTGTATCAACATAAATACGATTCCTGTCGATGATCTCCAAGCCTTCATTGATTCGCATTCGGTGAGTGATACTAAATATCTCGCCATCGTATTGAGCAATATTCTTCTCATCAATAGAAGCAAGCACGCCGCAAATCGCTTGTCTCTCAACCATCACCTCTTTCGAATTTTGAAATAAGCCAGAGACGTCGATAGTGCTTGGTACGCAAACGTACCATAAAAAGTAAATCAATATGTCCAACGGGTATTCGCTAACGTGGTCAGCTACAGCAGACGGCTTTTTCCACGTTGTCGATTTTAGGAAGCGCGATGTTGCAAACCTCAAAATGGAGGCATGCAAATCGCTGTTGGAAATCTTGTGAAGATAAAAGATGGCTACGATCGTTTGCATCGTAAGCCCTAGTGCTCGATAGTCGGAAAATTGATACGCTCCAATGGCTTCTACAATCTGCTTTGGGGGCACTGATCCGGGTGCGATGGCCTCATTTGCAATAAGCTCTATGAGGGCTGTGCGATCACCCATGCCATATCGGCACCTGAACAGCAGCGCATCTGCAAAGTGTCGGATGGAGCCGGGAACATCCTGGCTATTGACCGTCGTCACTAGACAGTCGCTAGCCGCGTCGTGCTCCTGAAGCTTCTCTAGCCAAAAAGATTGCGCCCAACTGGACGTTATCGGATTGAGGAGCTTTGAATCGCTCGTTAAACCTGTATCTAAGATGCGCCAGGCGGCGGTCGTGGGACCGGCTTGTGTTGAAAGTCCCTCGCTTTGGAGAGTGACACTCTCGGGTCCCAACACTTCCGAATTCAGATCCACCAGATGTAATGCCGGTTGTGCCGTTATTGACTTTGTCTTCATCTCGGAAATGAAATCGCAGATCCCTTTGAATGGTGCCAAGCCAGAGAGGTTCAAAGCGATGCGCTCAGCGTCAGTCCCTTCCGAAGACGCAAGAAATCCGTTGATGAATGACGCGGATAAAGCCTTCGCAAAACTCAAAGCCCCCGCCTTGCGCCGAATGAACCGTCTATTTGGCAAAGATAGCGCCAGCGCGGCGTAGATAATTTGCCAAGGATCGCTAGCGCCAAACGTCTCCCGAAGGGCAGCTCGCGGGGCATTCTCCGGGGCTGTCCCGAATAGGATATCACCTATTTGTGATTCTCGTGTCTCAAATTGGCTAGTGTCAACCTTCAGGCCAAGGGCAAGACGAACCTTTTCTAGGCGGTAGTCATGGACTTTAAGTAAATCGACAGCAGAGGCGATATGCATCATCTGCTTTTTGTCGAACGACAAACGAATTGATTCTTGGATATACGATATGAAAGTCTCATATATATCGATGATGGGGCCTTTCTGCTCCATCATTAGTATTTTAGACACCTCTTTAGGATCCTCTGGCCATTCGTTAAATAGATGAAACCGAGTGTATGCTGATAATTGTGCGGTTACAAGTTTATCAAACCTCTTATCAACCTCACTTCTGAATGCGGATATAGACGTTCTGTCCTCATTGCGGACACTAATATAGTAAGCTACGTACTGC
The window above is part of the Mesorhizobium sp. WSM4904 genome. Proteins encoded here:
- a CDS encoding helix-turn-helix transcriptional regulator, producing MDLREVLAANLRRLRHLRGLSQDDLAYDAGVSRSYLSQIEKGKYYASLKFIGKLSVVLQVEAWELLKPSETSPRE
- a CDS encoding response regulator — translated: MDCVILLVEDEPFKQRHIEQYVKGVFPSACIETARSVTAAIDIIDERIPDVLLLDMSLPTFDIGEREGGGRPQGFGGIEVIRHMKFSGIACPIIVVTGYEAFPKGSGFVGISELEAELKAEFPEMVEGVLYFNSAFDDWKDPLVALIRTVLLRREKS